The following nucleotide sequence is from Nitrospira sp..
CCCATGGCTGCATAGGCCGCTTCCCATCGCCGTTTGAATTCGTCGAAGCCGAGCTTCTCGATGACGAACTTCATGCGCGCCTTGTTCCGATTTTTCCGATTCCCCAAGGTGTCGAACACTTTGATCACGGCCTCGATGGACGGCAACAATTCATCCATGGGGGTGAATTCTCGAAGCACCTGCGCCATGCGCGGCGTGGAACCCAATCCCCCGCCGGCCACCATCCGAAATCCAATCACACCATCACCACGCTTCACGGCAAGTAGGCCGATGTCGTGGATGGGCGTCAAGGCACAGTCCTGGCGGCAGCCTGAGAGGGCGATCTTGAATTTCCTCGGCAGGCTCTGGTTGAGCGGGTTGCGCAGGAGGTGATAAGCCACCGTCTTGGCATAGGGCGTCACGTCAAAGACTTCGCCGTGGCAGACACCGGCCAAGTGACAGGCTGTCACATTGCGCACCGTATTCGCGCAGGCCTCCCGGGTCGTAAGTCCGACGGAGGCCAACTGACGCATCATCTCGGGCACATGTTTCAGCTCGACGAAATGCAGTTGAATATCCTGCCGCGTGGTCACATGGCCGACCCCGGTCGCATACTGTTCGGCCAATTCGGCTACCCGCCGCAGTTGATTGGCGGTCAACCCTCCAAACGGAATCTTGATGCGAAACATCTGCACCCCCGGCTGGCGCTGGCCGTAGATACCATATTGAAGCCGGAACGGCTTGAAGATATCCGGAGACAATTCGCCCGACAGGACGCGCCGGGCTTCTGTTTCAAAGGTCTCTATCTCTTCGACGATGTTCGACGGAATGGGCGCCGCCTTGATCGCCGGGCGGAGGGCCACAGGGTTGGGGCTCATGATCATAACCTCGTCGGTTTGAGGGTAATGTGCGCTCCTGACGCAAGCAGCCGCGTCAGATGTGGTACATCAATGTATGTTGGGCCTCAAGCGCACGCTGACGCGTAGCCAACTCTTCGACCGTCACTTCGGACAACACACCCAGCTCCGCTTGCTTGACCCGGTCCCAGAGATGGGCTAGCAACATATCCCGCTTGGCACCTCGGGAACTGGAGCCTTTCGGCCCGGAGGCGCCGTTGGTCTGCATGAGCGGACCTTCCAGCGCGTGCAAAATATCGGCGACCGACACTTCGGATGGCTTGCGGCTTAAAACGTAGCCACCCTGTGCCCCTCGCTGGCTCGCCACCACCCCGGCCTTTTTCATAGCGTGCAGCACCTGCTCAAGAAATCTGGCTGGAATGGCCTGCCGTTTGGCGATCGACTTGGCGCAGACCGGCTGCTCTCCATGGTGCAAAGCAAGGTCGATCGCAGCGATAATCCCGTAGGTCGCTCGTAGACTGACCTTCATACGTGGCAATTCCCCATTTATGAGTATTCCGATGGGAATTTAGGCTGGTTATACAGACCGATCCGTGCGGCTGTCAAGGGCCCCGGTGTGGCAGCCGTCGATCTGCGAAGGACTCGCGGGCTTTTCGTCATTGACATGATAGGGGTGCTGCGCAATAATCCCGCCCTCTTCTTCGTCGGTACCTTCATGTCACTTCGTTCAACAACTCTGAAGATCCTGCTGCTCAGCGCGGACAATGAGATCCAGGCCCTGTACCAGGACCTCTTCGGCGAAAAGGCCGTGACCGTCGCCCGCGAAGGAACCCTGCCCAAAGACCTGACCAAGCAGAGTTATGACGTGGTGGTGGTAGAGCCCAACGGCCTTCCCGCGGCAGAACTGGGCAAGCTCTTCACCGCCGTTGATCCCGCGCGCACCCTCTTGCTGGCTGGCTCTCGAACCGTGCTGAAACGTACGGCCTCGATGCTACAACGCACCACGCCTGCCAAGTCCGGCAGCACAACCTCCAATGGAGCCCATTCGTCGGATTGTTTGGACTCCTATCTGGAGCACAAAGTGGGAGATTTCGTCAAAAGCATGCGCAATGGATCAGGACGAAATCTTCACCCGATGCTGATTGCCGCGGTCGAGCGCCCCTTGATCTCCCTGACCCTCCGGGAGACCAAGGGCAACCAAATCCAGGCGGCTGAGCTCTTGGGAATGAATCGCAACACCTTGAGAAAAAAAATTCTCGATTTGCACATTCCGGTTAAACGTGCGCGCGCCAATTAATTCCGCACGCGTTTACGTCCCGTCGTACCGTCGCTAACCACCAACGGAGGGAGCCCATGACCAAGGAAGAGTTAATCGCCAAAATGGCGAACAGCGCGGGAATCACCAAGGTCGCTGCCGGCACTGCACTGGAGGCCTTCACCGGAGCGGTCACCACCTCGCTCAAAAAGGGGCAACGGGTGACGCTCGTGAATTTCGGCACGTTTACGATTTCGAAACGAAAAGCCCGCATGGGGCGGAATCCCCGCACCGGCGAATCCTTGAAGATCCCTGCCGCCCGTATCCCAAAGTTTTCGGCCGGGAAGGAACTCAAGGCTGCAGTGAAGTAGGCCACGCCGCCTCGTTTCCTTGACACC
It contains:
- a CDS encoding HU family DNA-binding protein, with protein sequence MTKEELIAKMANSAGITKVAAGTALEAFTGAVTTSLKKGQRVTLVNFGTFTISKRKARMGRNPRTGESLKIPAARIPKFSAGKELKAAVK
- a CDS encoding Rrf2 family transcriptional regulator, translated to MKVSLRATYGIIAAIDLALHHGEQPVCAKSIAKRQAIPARFLEQVLHAMKKAGVVASQRGAQGGYVLSRKPSEVSVADILHALEGPLMQTNGASGPKGSSSRGAKRDMLLAHLWDRVKQAELGVLSEVTVEELATRQRALEAQHTLMYHI